A single Leptolyngbya sp. FACHB-261 DNA region contains:
- a CDS encoding efflux RND transporter permease subunit — protein MQHAKPTGFSFSGIAIRQHIGTLMLTLAVLVLGFFFVTRLPVDLLPSITYPRIGVRLDAPGVSPEVAVDEVTRPLEEAFSATEGVVQIFSRTREGQVSLDLFFETGGNIDQALNDATAAFNRARGNLPDTIEEPRIFKFDPSQLPVYEFALTSETLQGVDLRVFADEELSRELSVVPGVAAVDVAGGVQEEVRVIVDLNRLQALGVGLTDVLDALTERNQDISGGRILGETTEPLTRTVGRFRDAREIRDLSFEVGNSSSQNSGSSGSSSSSGEQSDNSSQPQTAQPGQRVYLRDFAEVNDGTEEQRIFASLNGQPAVKVSVQKQPDANTISVVDGVKQRLESLRQSGLIPEDMVLTATSDESRFIRNSISNVTSSGLVGMGLAALAVLLFLGSLRQTLIIVFAIPLATLAAIILMGLFGLSINVFSLGGLALGVGIVVDNSIVMLESIAEGAGMTPGRDTKSNLDPKQLLDQAEQSGREVESALVASTATNLVAVLPFLLIGGFISLLFNELILTISFAVAASILIAVTVVPMLTSRLLAVRWSSGVSRFWLLQQFNRRFEDSTRGYGSLLNRVLRMRWLITGLTVAILGGGSWWLGGQISQEILPRINTGQAELRAQFPPGTPLSTSRKVMAAVDEIFQKQPETDYAFTVVGGALFGSNTSENPLRASSTVTLKPNTDVEAYVQRVNQELNQLNLAGIRLRLNPGQVRGLVLTNSPTQGSEVDVILQGNDEQQLRRAGRQVLSALDEGAALASFRPDADDRQPEIQIRPDWERVAAVGLTAQEIGETIQTAIEGSVPTQLQRNNRLVDVRVELNQEAVQRASQLERLPLFVENNRPIRLSDVARIEEGQAPGEVQRINQRQVFLIAGNLAEGASLGEALAQVDTVIKNVELPEGVTLLPSSAAEANRQLQSSLLLLGGLASFLVFVVMAVQYNSLVDPLIIMFTIPLALAGGIFGLYVTKTAVGATVIVGAVLLVGIVVNNAIIMVELANQLREREGLDRRTAILRAAPQRLRPVLMTTITTVLGMFPLALGIGQGAEFLQPLGVVVFSGLSLATLLTLFIIPCFYVIFHDFFGGFGRKRLATIPVAPVERPSDPISRRK, from the coding sequence CGAACCCGTGAGGGACAGGTCAGTTTGGACCTGTTTTTTGAAACGGGTGGCAACATCGACCAAGCCCTCAATGATGCGACCGCTGCCTTTAACCGAGCACGAGGAAACCTACCCGACACGATTGAAGAACCCCGCATCTTCAAATTTGACCCTTCGCAGTTGCCAGTCTATGAGTTCGCGCTCACCTCTGAGACACTGCAGGGCGTGGACTTACGCGTATTCGCCGATGAGGAATTATCGCGGGAGCTGAGTGTGGTGCCGGGGGTGGCAGCAGTAGACGTGGCCGGGGGTGTGCAAGAAGAAGTCCGGGTCATCGTCGATCTCAACCGGCTGCAAGCCTTAGGCGTTGGCTTAACCGATGTTCTAGATGCCCTAACCGAGCGCAACCAGGATATCTCTGGCGGTCGCATCTTGGGTGAAACCACAGAGCCACTGACCCGAACTGTGGGTCGATTCCGAGACGCTCGCGAAATCCGTGACCTCTCGTTTGAAGTCGGCAATAGCTCTTCTCAGAATTCAGGTTCATCGGGTTCATCCAGTTCATCAGGCGAACAGAGCGACAACTCAAGCCAACCTCAGACTGCTCAGCCCGGTCAACGCGTTTATCTGCGGGATTTCGCCGAAGTCAATGACGGCACGGAGGAGCAACGCATCTTCGCCTCCCTCAATGGTCAACCGGCAGTCAAGGTCAGTGTCCAGAAGCAGCCTGATGCCAACACCATCTCTGTCGTGGATGGCGTTAAGCAGCGCCTTGAGTCTCTGCGGCAGTCAGGCTTGATTCCGGAAGACATGGTGCTGACGGCAACTAGCGACGAGTCTCGCTTTATCCGCAACTCGATCTCGAACGTGACCAGTTCAGGTCTGGTGGGCATGGGGCTGGCTGCTCTAGCGGTGCTGCTGTTTTTGGGCTCGCTGCGCCAAACCTTGATCATCGTGTTCGCAATTCCGCTCGCGACGCTGGCCGCAATTATTTTGATGGGCTTGTTCGGCCTATCGATTAACGTATTCAGCTTGGGCGGTTTGGCCTTAGGTGTGGGCATTGTCGTGGACAACTCGATCGTGATGCTGGAGAGCATCGCCGAAGGCGCAGGCATGACCCCGGGACGGGATACCAAAAGTAATCTCGACCCCAAGCAATTGCTAGACCAGGCGGAGCAGAGCGGTCGGGAGGTAGAGTCAGCTCTAGTGGCCTCCACGGCGACCAACCTAGTGGCAGTTCTGCCCTTCTTGCTGATCGGCGGCTTTATCTCGCTGCTGTTCAATGAGTTGATTCTCACGATCAGCTTTGCCGTTGCCGCTTCGATTTTGATCGCGGTGACCGTGGTTCCGATGCTGACCTCGCGTTTGCTGGCCGTACGCTGGTCGAGCGGTGTCAGTCGCTTTTGGCTGCTGCAACAATTCAACCGCCGCTTTGAGGATTCCACGCGCGGTTATGGCTCGCTGCTCAATCGCGTTCTGCGGATGCGCTGGCTGATCACGGGCCTCACGGTGGCCATTTTGGGCGGAGGCAGTTGGTGGTTAGGTGGCCAGATTTCCCAAGAAATCCTGCCCCGGATCAACACAGGGCAAGCCGAGCTGAGGGCGCAATTCCCTCCCGGTACCCCCTTGAGCACCAGCCGCAAAGTCATGGCTGCCGTGGATGAGATTTTCCAAAAGCAGCCAGAAACCGACTATGCCTTCACCGTGGTTGGGGGTGCGCTATTTGGCAGTAACACCAGCGAGAATCCGCTGCGGGCTTCCAGCACGGTTACGCTCAAGCCCAATACGGATGTCGAAGCTTATGTGCAACGGGTGAATCAGGAGCTTAACCAGCTCAATCTGGCCGGGATCCGGCTGCGGCTGAACCCTGGTCAGGTGCGGGGTCTGGTCCTGACCAACTCGCCAACCCAAGGCTCAGAAGTCGATGTGATTCTCCAGGGCAATGACGAACAGCAGCTGCGTCGGGCGGGTCGTCAAGTGCTCAGTGCGCTGGATGAGGGTGCAGCCTTGGCTAGTTTCCGACCCGATGCCGACGACCGCCAGCCAGAAATTCAGATCCGTCCCGACTGGGAACGGGTTGCAGCAGTTGGACTGACCGCCCAGGAGATTGGCGAGACGATTCAGACCGCGATTGAAGGCTCAGTTCCCACTCAATTGCAGCGCAATAATCGGCTGGTCGATGTGCGGGTAGAGCTCAACCAGGAAGCCGTGCAACGGGCTTCACAGTTGGAGCGCCTGCCTCTGTTTGTCGAAAACAACCGGCCTATTCGCCTTAGTGATGTTGCCCGGATCGAAGAAGGCCAGGCCCCCGGCGAGGTGCAGCGCATCAACCAACGGCAGGTATTTCTGATTGCAGGCAACCTCGCTGAGGGAGCCAGCTTGGGAGAAGCTCTGGCTCAAGTCGATACGGTTATCAAAAACGTAGAGTTGCCTGAAGGTGTCACCCTATTGCCCAGTTCTGCGGCTGAGGCCAATCGCCAGCTTCAGAGTTCACTGCTGCTTCTAGGCGGCTTGGCTAGCTTCCTGGTGTTTGTAGTGATGGCGGTTCAGTACAACTCGCTGGTGGACCCGCTGATCATCATGTTCACCATTCCCTTGGCGCTGGCAGGGGGCATTTTCGGTCTCTACGTCACCAAAACGGCTGTTGGTGCAACGGTTATTGTCGGTGCCGTGTTGCTGGTGGGTATTGTGGTGAACAACGCGATCATCATGGTGGAGTTGGCCAACCAGTTGCGGGAGCGGGAGGGACTAGACCGTCGCACTGCCATTCTCAGGGCAGCTCCTCAACGGTTAAGGCCAGTGCTGATGACTACGATCACCACAGTGTTAGGCATGTTTCCCTTAGCCCTGGGCATTGGGCAGGGTGCAGAATTTCTACAACCGTTGGGGGTAGTGGTGTTCTCGGGTCTGTCGCTGGCAACGCTGTTGACCCTGTTCATCATTCCCTGCTTCTACGTCATCTTCCATGACTTCTTTGGTGGCTTCGGTCGCAAGCGTTTGGCAACCATTCCTGTGGCTCCTGTTGAACGCCCCTCCGACCCAATCTCTCGCAGAAAATAA
- a CDS encoding response regulator: MLKPNKTEAILHQAEMGLEGLRVLVIEDEPDSAELMTVILECDGAEVTAVGLARDALTALRSFKPDLLISSIELPDADVYTLIRKLRSNLLEQGSQTPALAVVGYAGAVSHKLVLAAGFQMCLSKPITPDQLVAAVLSLTERR; this comes from the coding sequence ATGCTGAAACCAAATAAGACTGAGGCCATTTTACATCAGGCAGAGATGGGCCTTGAAGGATTAAGGGTACTCGTTATTGAGGATGAACCTGATTCGGCAGAATTAATGACTGTGATTCTGGAGTGCGATGGGGCAGAGGTGACAGCTGTAGGGCTAGCCCGCGATGCCTTAACTGCCTTAAGATCCTTCAAGCCAGATCTTTTAATCAGTAGCATTGAGCTGCCCGATGCCGATGTCTACACCCTCATAAGAAAACTCCGCTCGAATTTGCTAGAGCAAGGCAGTCAGACCCCGGCGCTTGCCGTGGTGGGTTATGCAGGGGCTGTAAGCCATAAGCTTGTCCTAGCAGCCGGGTTTCAGATGTGCTTGAGTAAGCCAATCACACCAGACCAGTTGGTAGCAGCCGTTTTGAGCTTAACTGAACGTCGGTAG
- a CDS encoding PAS domain-containing protein, with the protein MHWRLATLYEQAEKVAKPHPMLPPQTFLEIGRASEELQVAAEELCRQNEKLAEALHSLETERQRYRNLFEFAPDGYVVIDLQGTIQEANRAAAILLNAQTQFLVGKPLSLFVAKDARQSFNTELLQFRQAIERSALSLSGRRQEWTMRLQPHHGQVFDAALSLVSSHNQVGDPVILCWFHALAERKGSNSALAEPNNADSDRMVQSYVRGEVIPLVPQSVWQIRQGLVKLTTVSARGEEVLIGLVGSSMPFGPDLTALPVFQATALSEQVQLVSIPLVEVAASPKLAQALLQSFNQRLQHTEALLAISGELRVNDRLHQLLQLLKREVGEPTAEGTRLGVRLTHEDLANACCTSRVTITRLLSKLQRQGKLSFCPKRHMILAS; encoded by the coding sequence ATGCATTGGCGCTTAGCTACTCTTTATGAGCAAGCTGAAAAAGTTGCCAAGCCTCATCCAATGTTGCCACCTCAAACCTTTCTGGAAATTGGCAGAGCTTCAGAAGAGCTACAGGTTGCGGCTGAGGAATTGTGTCGGCAGAACGAAAAATTGGCCGAGGCTTTGCATAGCCTAGAAACCGAACGCCAACGTTATCGCAATCTGTTCGAGTTTGCGCCGGATGGCTATGTGGTGATCGATTTGCAAGGCACGATCCAAGAGGCAAACCGAGCGGCTGCGATTCTACTCAATGCTCAAACCCAGTTCTTAGTGGGCAAGCCCTTGAGTCTGTTTGTTGCAAAAGATGCACGTCAGTCCTTCAACACAGAATTGCTGCAATTTCGGCAGGCCATAGAACGCTCGGCTTTGAGTCTGTCTGGGCGGCGCCAGGAATGGACCATGCGCTTGCAGCCGCATCATGGGCAAGTCTTCGATGCGGCTTTGAGCCTAGTTAGCTCCCATAACCAAGTAGGCGACCCTGTAATTCTGTGCTGGTTTCATGCGTTGGCAGAGCGCAAGGGGTCAAACTCAGCTCTGGCTGAACCTAACAATGCCGACTCAGATCGGATGGTGCAGAGCTATGTTCGGGGCGAAGTGATTCCGTTGGTACCGCAGAGCGTATGGCAAATTCGTCAGGGTCTGGTCAAGCTGACGACGGTCTCAGCCCGTGGCGAAGAAGTGTTGATTGGCCTAGTAGGATCGTCCATGCCCTTTGGACCTGACTTGACTGCTCTGCCAGTTTTTCAGGCGACTGCGCTCTCAGAGCAAGTGCAACTGGTCTCGATTCCGCTGGTAGAAGTTGCGGCCTCGCCCAAACTTGCGCAAGCCCTGCTACAGAGCTTTAACCAACGGCTGCAACATACCGAAGCTCTGTTAGCGATTTCCGGTGAGCTACGTGTTAATGACCGCCTGCATCAACTTCTACAGTTGCTTAAACGGGAGGTTGGGGAACCGACGGCTGAGGGAACTCGGCTGGGTGTTCGTCTGACTCATGAAGATCTGGCTAATGCTTGTTGCACGAGCCGGGTGACGATCACCCGTTTGTTGAGCAAGTTGCAGAGGCAAGGAAAACTATCGTTCTGTCCCAAGCGCCATATGATTCTGGCTAGTTAG